ATGCGAGATGTAAGAACAGCTACAGAGACggttttcaggaaacaaaaCCCCCCCGTACGCCGTGTTTCCCAcacaagtttatttttatttttccgtCCCTCCAAGAGAACCGATCGTTTTATTATTGGACAGTCTGATTTCTGTTAAAGTTCAGTCCCTGCTAACAAGCCCTGCTGATGGGCTCATCACTTGACTCTACATGATGCCTGTGCCATAAAGTTTGTGACAATAAGTAATGGAGTAATAAGCAGCTTTCTCTCTAGTCAGTTAGTCGTCCCGTGTACGAATTGTATTCCGATTTTATTAGAAATTCTCCTGCACACATGATGATGATTTCACTGGTTTCGCTGGCTGATTGAAATGATTTTAGATGCGTTACTGATCTTGTCTTTCTCTTAGGGATGTGGGTCTGCCTGCAGAGCCTGAGGACAAGCTTGATGGTaagtgtgcttttattttgtcgAGCTGTTGGGTGTCTCTGGTGGATGTAGTCACAgccctctctgtccctctcagTGTCGCAGGGAGCCACAGCTAACCTGTCTCACGTCACTCCTAATAACTCGCTCGGCTTTGTTCAGGCCACACCGTCGCGGGTGCTGCCGTCACCTACTGTCAACACACGGGAGGCGCTGGGTGAGCACGACAGTTTGTCTCTTTGCTGTCACGTCAGAGGTGTTTTTATgtcaaatttaatgttttttgatTCAAAGAGCTACTTTCATGTTATGTCTCTGTCCTTTAATCAAACTGCTCTTCACTGCTGCTCAGGCTTTGGCGGCTGTGGTAAAAACTCCCTCACTGagttgttttcttctttgtgtcGACTCAGGCGTGATCATGGACATGTTCCAGGCTCCGACCTTACTCGAGGAACCGTTCAGCAGCACATCAGTCCTCCACGCTGCCGAGAAGGAGTCTGAAGCCGGATTCTGGATAGGCGGTAAATAGGCTCTGAACACAGTCGGGATAATTTTCACAGAATCTAACTGGATCCGGTCACCAGTGCTTAAAATTAATGTTCCTCCTGTTTGAGTCAAAGCAAACTCAGGCCTGAACCTCTGAGACTGATTCTTGGTCTCGCTCCAGATAACCTAATTATTCTGTCTCTGATGATTAGCAGGAGGAGCCTCCTCATTATCTAAGCCTCCCACCACCACTCCATTCACCATCTTTCAGGATGACGACAACAAAGAAAACGGCAGGTAAATATGGCCCTCACACTGTGGACACCCTAAACCCCAGCTGTGATGTTACGCCCCCATGTACTTGTACCTGTGTGATATTCTGTCTGTGCTGGATGTCCtgtatccatccatcttctttttTGTGCTTCAGCCTGAGAAGACTCGGGGACTCTTTAGTGCTTTAATTTTGAATATGAATGACAAAGGTGGTAATTTATAGACTTTTTTAACAGTTGTTTACTCTGTTAGCTCGTGTAGTGAATGCAATAAAAGAGCTTTCAGGAGGATTTAACTTTTGATTTCCACTCAGATGTTGATGTGATCTCCAGCTTCAGGTCTCACTGAACTCACACTGAGATTTAAATGTCATTACTAGGAGAGACCTAGTTCACAAACACTCAAGGCTTATGGGAAATGGTGTTTGCTGAAGGCTGCTAAAACAAATATAGACatatttttcacttattttatgagaaaaacccacaaactcCCGTTTTTAAATAATTCCTGTTCATCGTGGACTCTTTCAGCTGCCGGGGTCAAGGTGCAGGACGGCACACATTTCATTCTGTCGTATGTTTTTTGTAGATCAGTTCATCTTaatgtttgtgctgctgtgaaACCTTGAGGATAAAATGAAGTGCATCTTCATAACAGCCAAGTGTTCCTGTTATTTTGTCCCTGTGCTGTTTAGTGCCGCTGCTCCTGCTGATGCTGAGAAGCCTAAAGGAGTCAGAGCTCTGGCTGAAATCCCGGTGTCGAAGGCAGACAAACCCAACGTGAGTGAATTTTCGCATGTTAAGCTAAATTCCAGATTTCTGGACGAGTGtttggtgtgtttgtttctggttCACATCCTCGTGTTTTTCTGATCCTCATCAGGAGACTCCTTCAGATCTGATCCCAGATGAGAGCACCATGTGGGGAGCTCGCTACAACTCGCTCAACTCGCTTGCCGCCTGTCCCAACAGCACCACAGACTTTGCCATGCTGGCTCAGTTCGTCTCCACGCCATTCACTCGCAAAACCTTTATCAGCAGCGACTTCCTCGAGGACCGAGGTAAGAGGAGCCAAACCTGCGGCTTATTCCTCCCGCAGCCTGCGCACCTGTCTCATTTTAATAACGAgctgaaaataatttaaagtttCCTTAAATAATAAGTGTTTCTGCCCCACAGAGAATAAATGTGATGAAGGAGATGCTGATGAAGAAGCTTACCTGAGGCGTCAGACCAAAAAGCTGAGGTAATCAGTCTTCAGGTATCCACTGCTCATTTGTGTCACTGTTATCAGTGCAGATGTCACAGATGTGTCCTCTCCTCTGTTAGCCCCATCCTGGAGCAGAGTCCGACTGACGAAAGCACCGTCGGCCAGACAGTGCCCTCCTCTGCCAGGCAGGGCACCATCGTGGGAGAGGAGCTTGCGGCGGCCCAGCACTGCCTTACTGCGTCCTCCATCACCATGGTGCAGCCTCCTCCTCCCGCCGTGCTGTCCTTCAGGGACCAGACGCTCTGTCCTGCCGACTCCTCTAGGACAGCGGGGCCCGGCTGGGAGGTGTATGCAAGCCCCGAACAGCCACCCAAACAGGCCTCCTTCATTTCAGGCAGACCCAAGAGCGAACCTTTTCAGATCATGGAGGACCTAGAGACCCCCAGCAGCCCCCAGCAAGCCCAGAATCAGGTCTGTGACGTTCCCATGAGCCCCGAGGGTGCTCTCAAACCAGACTGGCTAGCCATCAGGAGCCCAGAGGCCATGGCCGAGCCAGACCTGGATGCCTTCCTGAGTCCCCGTCAGCCCAAGAATCTGGACTTCCCCATGAGTCCAGGGCATCCACAGCTCTGTGCTGACGTGCCCATGAGCCCGACATCGATCAGCAGGGAGGACGAACCCATGAGTCCAGAGAGGGGGCTGAGGCTGAGTGCTGACGTCTCAATGAACAGTGACACGCCCCAGAAAGCCCAGACGGGGGCAGTCCAGCTGGTGTCGGATCCCTGGGACACCGAACTAATCTCCAGCCTGCTGTCTGGACTCAGCCCGCCTCTCACTACTCACCCGCGCTGCACCACCTGGCAGTGCAACATACCGAACATCACTCCAAAAATGACCATCAGCATGGGTAAGATCTGCAGCGCCTGCTCCGTTAGGTGTGGAAGTCTGGCTTTGATCTAGCTGCAGAGAAAAACTGTACGCTGAATTGATTGAAACAATGAATGTTTGTGTCATGACAGGAAAGGAGTCCCTCCGAGTGGACTGCGTTCTTGGAGAGGGAGCCTTTGCGACAGTTTACCAGGCCACGAACCCCGCGACCTTAGAGAAGACCGTTTTAAAGGTGAGGCTGCGGATGAAGAGTGCCGCGTCCCTGTCTCTGTGTTACTcggctcttttttttaatgtagtggTGAAACAAATCTTATTGTATCATCTCAGAAATGCTTCACTGAACCGTGTTCTCAGAGACATTTGGACATGACCGCAGGATTCACATGTGTCCTCGCTGCAGGTTCAGAAGCCGGCCAATCCCTGGGAGTTTTACATCAACACCCAGCTCGACGCTCGGCTGAGGCCCGACGTCCGTCACCTCTACAGCAGTATGCACTCAGCTCACCTCTTCCACAACGGGAGCGTGCTGCTCGGCGAGCTTCACAGCTACGGCACCCTGCTGGTCAGTTACCGTCAGCGTCGATTTATGGATATACATTTACTTTtgtatatatgtttttaaaatccAGTAATTTGTTGGTTTCTTAGTTTTTGCGCCATAATTTCGGATTTGATCTGTGTTTACGTAACTAGACTTTTGTTACAGAATTTTCTAGTGGTCACTTTTCAGTGAATCAAACAATAAGTTGAGCACATAATGAATCCATAACATGGATGACAAAGACTGTTAATCAGTATGAAGGAAGAGAAACTTTAAATACTAGAGTTTTGCTTGTCACAGCTGAGCTTGGACATGTGGGTCGGTTTGTTGGCACGgtaacatcacagcagctgtgttattcgtcagatgatgtcattaaaaatgctccaaaaaggCTAAAACAGCACACAGTCCAGACGTCCTGTTCAGGGGCTCTAATTAGTGGAATTGAAGCCTAGCAGCCTATTTGGTATCAAATTTTACAAATACAAGccttaacaaataaaaacagtttcccCCTATAAGTTGTTATGAGGGTTTAAACCATTGTTGTGGAGTCTGCAGAGACTATTCAGTCGGTCGGTTTAAAGCTTCTCTGTTTCACTGTAATGCTGTTGCTCCACCTGCAGAACGCTGTGAACATGTACAGAACCCTCTGTGACAAAGTGATGCCTCAGCCCCTCGTCATGTACTTCACCGTCTGCATCCTCCACATGGTGGAGCTGCTGCACAGCATCCATATCATCCACGCCGACATCAAACCTGACAACTTCCTGCTGGGAGAGAGGTACCAATCACACGCTGCTTTTATCTCTGCGCTGCTCGTCTTTGCAGCTTAAAAGAAAAGTGTCAGAGGTGAGGCAGGCAGGCCCGGTCCTCCCCTCTCGACACTTCAGTTTCAGGCTCTGCTGAAACACCTCGTCATCACTCGTGTCCTTCAGGTTCCTGGAGAACAAGCGTTTCGATTCAGAGAGCGCGGACCACGGCCTGGTCCTTGTCGACCTCGGGCAGAGCATCGACATGGAGCTCTTCCCAGCAGGCACTGCATTCACTGCCAAGTGCCTGACGTCGGGCTTCCAGTGCACAGAGATGCTGAGTGGAAAACCGTGGAACTACCAGGTGAGCACagtgaggagaagaagaggcatTAACATACACAGGGAGGGTCGAACACTGTCACGTTTCAGCAACATTGGACAGTAGTGCGGTTTTTCCTGAGCTGCAGCTTCTCATAACTCTGTATGTGTTTGAGAGCTAAGAGTAATGTCTCTGTGGGTTAGCGCCCGGTGTTTGTTGTTTCTGTCCCTGGAGTCGTGTACGGGGAAACTTTGTAGTGTTGTTAATCTAATGGAAAGTCCAAAACTCAGCTTATCAAGTTTCCAGGTTTATTAAAAAGGTTTTGCTGGTCTCATTTTCCTCACGATAATTCAAATTTAGATTTGCACAGCTGATAGTTTGTGATGGTAGCCTGTGTCTTTGTATGATGAGTTTCACCTCTGGAGGTCATTCAGAGTCAGCTGACTGACCTTAGAAAAGAGCATGATGTTATGGGAAATGATCTTGTAGCCAAAATAAGCTGTATGAGCTGAGTTCTCTCCATTTAAAGGGGATTATAGAAGCGTAATCTATTTCTGTGATAACAAGGTCATTAACACCGGTGTTCCTGCATTGTATTagtttgtgtaaataaaatgtttgttttttttaaaaaaaacctccagAAACTCGACAAACTTCAGCTGATCATCACTCTCAGGTGTCCCTCAGACACTCAGAGGAACACTGGGAAGTGTCATGAACACATTTCATGACCTGATGACTGTTTTTGATGGTTAATAAGAGGCTATTTTCAGCTGTGCCTTCATATAACAGATCACTTCCTGACACAAAGCCAAAAAGCTTGTCGCCTTCTGGTCTCAAACAGAGACCAGTGTGAACCACAACATCTGGAGCCCCAGATGTTTTATAGAAATAAACATCTGGAGATTTTGTTGAAGACTCCCTTTAAAGATGGAAAACaagttttattctgaaggtctggCTGTTGTTTGGATTTCAGACCGACTACTTTGGGATTGCGGGGACCGTGTACTGCATGCTGTTTGGGACGTACATGCAGGTGACCAACGAAGGAGGCGTGTGGAAGACGAACGGCGTGTTTAGAAGGTGAGTGCTCAAAGGAAGCTCCCATTTGTCTTTATCTGACCTCGTTTTTGGTGCATATGTGTGCTGATGGTctctctacccccccccccgccaGAAACCCTCACAGCGACCTGTGGCTGGACTTGTTCCACACGCTGCTGAACATTCCGGACTGCGGCTCGCTGCCGAGCCTGCGGAGCCTCCGCTGCCGGATGAACACCGTTCTGCAGGAGAACTATGGCAACAAACTACCCACGCTTAAGAGCCGGctggtggtgctgctgctggagaACCGCAAGACGGTGTGGAGATAACGGATGTGCCTCGCTCTGAAAAAAGGCTGCTGTTTATCCTCCGTTTGCACTCGTTTAAGCGAACACTCTTTGACACATCGGACTGTGAACGCGTCACGGGAGGAGTGAAGCATTTCAGCTCGTACAAatgcataaatatatatttctctTAGGTCActttttaaattgaatttgttcccattttgtgaaacaattttattttgtttttttttccccttgtaaAACAATAAACGATAGAGTCTGTTTGAAGCTTCACTGTAACAcgtttttcagtgtttaaggAAGTTTTATAGCGTCAGGATTGTTTTTGACCTTTATCTTCTCTCATTAAAACAACCAGACaaatcaaaacacacaaaaatttgATGTTGTTGTGTCACAGACAATCTCAGGAAGTAAGTGAGGCAGGAACTTTGGTAAATGTCCCAGCCTGAAAAAATAGGGATTAAGATTAAGATGAGCAGGAGACAAACATAAACTGATAAAGCATAAATGTTGACACGCTTTTattctaaatttaaaaacagcattgATTTCAGCTTCCTTAATTCATCTTATGATGAGAAACATTAAacatcaaaatgtttttgtgtgatATTAGTGGAAATCTCAGATGGTCGTAGTTCATGGGTTTATTTCTGGATTATCACAGTCACATGTAAAGATATTTGTACCTGTGAGTGTTTTATGTTCACTGCAGACAAGTTGTAATGTTTCATGTTCTGTTAAACTGcgtttatttttatctttctgTCATTGACGCAGgtgtaataataattttaataataataacaagcaTGCCTCACTGAAAAGGCAGAGAATTATGTCAGTTATGTTGAAAGAAAATGGATTTCAAATATAAAGCTTAATTTTTTGtctatatttttacatttaaatgaaagaTAAGGGGGCTTTTCTGATCAGATGATCCCCTAtcagcaacagtgggaaggaaaaactcccttttagcagaACGAGACAGAACCAGGATCACAGACAAGCAGCAATCTTCCAAGAGGAGCAGAGATGAGAACGAAACAAACCTGAGAAGAGAGAAATCAAGTTAATGAAAGGGAGTGGTGACGTATAAAAttcccagtgcatcatgggaagtcttGCAGCAGCGTGAGTCTGGCAGCATAACTAgaggatggtgatgatgatatTGATGATGGTCACCTGATTCAGTAATAACTACAGtcccaatcaaaagtttaagaccacttgaaaaatggcagaaaatattattttaaatggtttgatcttaacaaggttccacgTAGAGCTtaaacatgcaacaagaagaaatggggaGTATCaggtagtcacactgtcatgaAACTTTCCCTCTTTGAACGTGGTCGGGTTGTTGAAGTGCATAAGCAGGGTCTCTCACAAATCAAGGCTGTTACTGGTGCCGACTGCAGCCCCATAACCATCAGACTGCacatagtgaatcatataaggcttttATGATTTACttatgaaagtggccactttctcattacttttgtatattgttttagtaagtatccaaaacatacaagtttcatataatttttcaagggatcttatatctgttttcactcttgtatgcttttcatacaagtttcacacaagacagatacaaactttataagatttatatatatcttttccatatgggcttGAATGCCACAGAACTGACCGTGTGGACTTTGCAGAAGAGCTCCAAACATGGGACATTGAAAAGTGGAAGAAAGTTTTTTTctctgaggagaaaaaaattaacattgttGGTCCTGAAGGTTTCCAGTGttactggcatgacaagcagatcccaGCTGAAATGGTCTCTGcatctggacatagccagcGGCCGTTTGACGCCTGCACCTCCTAAAgctccattgttccactgaaggaaaaagcaccccAGATCATTATGGCTCCACTATGGCGCATAGAAAACATCCCTCATGACTGAAGGCCCTCGTCTGTGTGGTAACGACTGGggttttcaacaggacaatgctaCAGTACACAACGCCAGCAGGAGAAGTTAGttcttccaggagaataacatcactctttttGACCATCCTGCCTGTTCCCCTCATCTCAGTGAGATTGAGAACCTTTGGGGAAGTTTACAAAAATGgacaacagttccagacagtagaTGCCCTTCGTGTGGCCGTCTTCACCACTTGGAaaaatgttcccactcacctcatggaaacgTTTGCATCAAGCATGCCGCAATGAATTTTTAAAGTGATCAACAATAACGGTGGAGCTACTCATTACTGTTTTTTTGGAGGTGTgttcctaaacttttgatcagctgtaaaacagcctgtttcagtttaagctttgttttcaataaattgcatgctcattaaatgttttgtctcactcccatttcttcttgctgcatgttgaagctctacttggaaaaatatgattttttgccatttttcaagtggtcttagaCTTTTGATCAGGAGTGTGTTTACTGTAGATGAttccatattttttttgtttttctgtccagtCATGTTACTTTTGTTGCCCCGTTGAGACGTGTCGCTGCCTTTTTATGATGAATAGTTACAAATCtttacattctgtttttatggaTATTTTTCACAGCGTCCCAGCTTTTTAGAATCTGGTGATTTCAGCTCAGATTATCATCAGATAATGAAGACTTTAAAGAGACTAATGTGTACTGTATAATCTCAAACTATGCATTTTACTTTAAATAGCTTTTTAATCACACCCCCAGTTCACCACCTGCATGTTTATTTATAGAGACATTATGATTTcatcttttaaaataaattttaaaacaacttttttctcttttttaaagtcTCAActtcaacaaaagaaaaacaaccaaaacttaCCCAGCgtgtgtgtttcatgtttttgcaTGTTACTGTGTGTTACTGTCAGTTCGCTGTTACCTGCTCAgaccagcagctgcagcaaacATCAGATTATTTACGCGCTCTCCTGTGAGACGTTCACGCCGTGTCgggtttttatttcactttgctTTTTAAACTTTGGTGTTTCTGATTTTCATCTTCATGCTCTGATGAACTTTCACTGTGTGAGTATGGGTGTGAGTTTCTTTCACAATAATTCAATTCCCTGAACTGCATTCCTGCTGCATTCAAGGTTTGTCAGAAATGTCTGAATCAACTCCTGGCTCATACCGAGGTctagcaattaaaaaaaaaagcagtgttaCCGCTGCTATAAATGATCTTCATTTTCAATTCATACTATgataaatttaatatttaaaatacctGTTTTTATATGTTTGAAATATTCAAATACATAATTCTTTTATAACTTCAAAtacaaagattttttaaaaatctttcaaAAGGTCAACATCCTGATTATTAAAAATCACTTCTGATTTTATAGttttgatatttaattttttttaattgtagcttccgttttacctttttatttaatcattttcatttttatattataattattactTATGATCTTATAAATTAGGCTTTATAACCAGattttaaagttgttgtttttttacataatttttttttattattattatttttatttaggttttttgCACACTACACAGCCCACTTCCAGCCTCCTCACCgctttaaaacacaattttccgAGCAGCACTTGAAAGCACCACGGAGAGGAGCCTGTGGAGGAGCCTGAGCGTTCATCAGTGGAATCTGAGAAATGGACTTTCAGGGGAAAGGACTGTCGGACGAGGCTGCGTCTGCCGCCTGCTCAGAGGGACATGCCCTTACTAAGGTCAGTGCTTCAAACCTCACAGATCAGATTTGATTCTATAGCTCAGGCACAGGGTCAAAAGTCAGGACTGATCGCTGAATGGCTGTGTGTAAACCTGCAGGAGACCACAGCAACACTCACAGACAGGCTAAACACCTGAAACTCAGGTTTGTTAAAATAGGTTTGTTAAAATAATGAGTATAAAAGCCATAATCGCGAATTATCTTAAGGGCTTTATGTGAAGCTGCAGTTTTATGTGGAAACGTTGTTATCGTTCCACCATCAGACTGAAGGCGTCCTGCCCATCCCCACCCAGCACCTGTGGAATGTACCTCAGTACACAGACTTACAGACTGACGCCACAGCACATTCACAGTTTGTTCTGGGAGCTGTAAGCCAGTCACTGTGTATGACTCTCCCCAACCGGTCGAGCAGGCCACCGCTCCCCGAGCCTGGTACTGcgggaggtttcttcctgttaaaagggagtttttccttcccactgtcgccaaagtgcttgttcatagtgggacatatgattgttgggtttttctcatATGTatgggtctaccttacaatataaggtgactgttgttatgatttggcgctgctaaataaaaattgaattgaactgaatagtGATGGGCGTTGGTCAGGTTGAGTAAGGGCGCTGCTCCTGACTCGCCCGTCGTGTTATCCTGAATCTCAGTGCATTCATGTTAAAGTTCATTATCCGTGTCCTCCTCTGTgtcacactgaaacacacaaaagtgatgcaaagcaaacacaaagtGACATGAAACGACGTCTGGATGACACGAAATGACAAATTTCACATGAAGGATTCTGGTTTGTGTTTcctgctcttattttgaagtgCACAGGCACAGAGGAGTCCAGTGTTTACCCTTCTTTCAGCTCTGCTTTGGTCTCCCCCACCTGCTCTCTGCAGGACTACATGCTGCAGCAGACGATGCTGAgggtcaaagatccggctcgcTCGCTGGACTTCTACACTCGAATCCTGGGCATGACGTGAGTCCTCAGTCTGATCCCAAACTTCTCCCGTGCTGCTCTGCTCTAACCGCCCCAGTGCTCTGTGCTCTCTAGGCTGCTGCAGAAGATCGACTTCCCTTCAATGCGCTTCACCTTCTACTCCCTGGGTTACGAGGACAAGGCGGACATCCCGGCAGACGTCAAGGAGAGGACAGCGTGGACATTCTCCCGCAGAGCCACCCTGGAGCTCACGCAGTACGTATGGAAACAACCAGTTCAACAGTTAAACTCGATATGagtattatttataataaataatattccTCCACCTGTCAGTAACTGGGGCTCGCAGTCTGATGCAGATCTGTCGTACCACAACGGGAACAATGAGCCGCGAGGATTTGGTGAGAACTTGTTTGTTCAACGTTCAGACCGTTTCGTTTGCTTCTCAATGCTTGACTTGTTGTGGTTGTCACTGCTGTCCTGCTTCCACGCAGGTCACATCGGCATTGCTGTTCCCGATGTTTACGCTGCCTGCAAGTTATTTGAAGAGCAAGGAGTGAGGTTTGTCAAGAAACCAGACACAGGTGAGTTTTTCAGTCAGCGGTCCAGCCCCGGCTCGTCATGTGTGGGTTCAAAACACCACCATAGTGAAGCCAAACTCCACTGTTCATCAGCCCCTACCTGTCCTGCAGGTGGCCTTTCgttaactgatttttttaaagtgaaaaagcTTTTGAGCCTCTGTGACTGATGATTAGATTAAACATTGTGAAgtctgaaaaagtaaaaaaatcttCCTCAGTCTTGAAGAACCTCGTCTGCGCTCTGCTGCTGACACATCTGTACCAGCAGGGGGCGCGCAGACACAGCTGGTCAGGTCGCCTGTTTGAGTTGAGGCCTGTACTTTGCAAGGAGTGGATGGAAGTCAGCTTCTCTCCTTGAACTTCACTGATGACAGTCTGTTTCTGCTGTCGCAGGTAGAAGGAAGGGTCTGGCCTTCGTTCAGGACCCGGATGGATACTGGATCGAGATCTTAAGTCCAAACAACATGTTCTCCCTCATGTCGTCTTAGAGTCGCATCACTGAAACAGAGGAGGACTGAACGTTATGTCATATTAACAGTAAAGGATATAATAAAGTAATGTGGCCCATTTACGCTTTAAATGGATTAAAGCACAGATGGTCAAACCTGCTCACTGAAATCAGAATGAGTTTACATTTCTGTGAgctgtttgtgctggttttttTCATTATTCCAGATGTGCAGCACTTCGCTGaacagctgtttttaaatgtgccatAGAAATAAACTCACTTGACTTTGAGTGTTTCTATGTCATGCTGCTTTCTACTTCAATTCCACTATATGTTGGGTGTACCGGTCATACTTTTTACTTCATGACATTTATTTGAAATGGTATGTAGTAAGAGTGATATACAAATATTAagctgtgtttattcatgtcagACATCTGTATGAGTGCACAGAGCTGCACGCGCATGAACATCCTGCTTACCGTATTTATTTCTGATCAAATATAATCTGGATTTATTTTCTGTGCTgactcatttttatttgtttttgcacaaattcagttttcagaaTTATGTTTGCAGCACACACtgtctgtatataaaagatggaagaTTTCCTGCTCTGAAAAATGAGGCTAAAGCGCCTTAAACCTGTGTTCTTTGTCTTGGCCAGCAGAGGGCGACTCCTGTGTCAGCAAACAGGTCTCAGCTCTAATCTGAGGGAGAGTTTAAAGATGGTAGACGGCGACCATGTTCAGCTTGAGGATTCCGAAACTGTCACTGTGTATTTTATACAGTTATCAGTACTTTTACTTGTAATGGAGTATTTTTATTGTGAGGTATTTGCACTTTTAACTGAAGTCAAACAGCCGAGCAGTAAATGGAATCTGATGAATTTAAGAGATGAAAATGTGTCATCAGTTTGTAAGTACTCACTACAGCGCCCAGCTCACGTCCTCCTCGCTGTAATccgtcctctctctctgtgaggATATAAAGCATGAATCATGTCACCTAATTTACTGCCGCTCGCTTCAAAGCCACGTCGCAGCGTGAGAACTGTGTCGGCTGACCGGAG
The genomic region above belongs to Pelmatolapia mariae isolate MD_Pm_ZW linkage group LG15, Pm_UMD_F_2, whole genome shotgun sequence and contains:
- the bub1 gene encoding mitotic checkpoint serine/threonine-protein kinase BUB1 isoform X3, which encodes MDIASYLHRFENSLTSYTGDDPLDPWIKFVEYLEQRLPADGGRGMLLVFERLIQRFLNIEQYANDIRYVNYCIKCASYYVDPVSLYSQVFSRGVGTRTAALYVAWAQHFEQRGLHEQADAVYQKALENQAHPASTVLHEYKQFQTRTRSETAVSGSRNPLQNSNLTNQVPHREPVTQNKMSVDCPSKPPASKFIDIVSRSETSGMIPTSRGSGIQTVSEYTVEDLVCDESELCFEEARAQNYFRKLREQEEKDKTDFTLTPSEFEERNKWLLEKVFCDLEIRQTSSQKPPAAETAADVNPGLTQPSFKQPPPSNRLSSRRSLGLRLNTEPTFIQEAAATIPEPPHQQNIDTLSSVASHHPSVPAERGVGLQKSADREPLLWASAVPPMSLHQPVSFESTDRLPPSENNATDVGLPAEPEDKLDVSQGATANLSHVTPNNSLGFVQATPSRVLPSPTVNTREALGVIMDMFQAPTLLEEPFSSTSVLHAAEKESEAGFWIGAGGASSLSKPPTTTPFTIFQDDDNKENGSAAAPADAEKPKGVRALAEIPVSKADKPNETPSDLIPDESTMWGARYNSLNSLAACPNSTTDFAMLAQFVSTPFTRKTFISSDFLEDRENKCDEGDADEEAYLRRQTKKLSPILEQSPTDESTVGQTVPSSARQGTIVGEELAAAQHCLTASSITMVQPPPPAVLSFRDQTLCPADSSRTAGPGWEVYASPEQPPKQASFISGRPKSEPFQIMEDLETPSSPQQAQNQVCDVPMSPEGALKPDWLAIRSPEAMAEPDLDAFLSPRQPKNLDFPMSPGHPQLCADVPMSPTSISREDEPMSPERGLRLSADVSMNSDTPQKAQTGAVQLVSDPWDTELISSLLSGLSPPLTTHPRCTTWQCNIPNITPKMTISMGKESLRVDCVLGEGAFATVYQATNPATLEKTVLKVQKPANPWEFYINTQLDARLRPDVRHLYSSMHSAHLFHNGSVLLGELHSYGTLLNAVNMYRTLCDKVMPQPLVMYFTVCILHMVELLHSIHIIHADIKPDNFLLGERFLENKRFDSESADHGLVLVDLGQSIDMELFPAGTAFTAKCLTSGFQCTEMLSGKPWNYQTDYFGIAGTVYCMLFGTYMQVTNEGGVWKTNGVFRRNPHSDLWLDLFHTLLNIPDCGSLPSLRSLRCRMNTVLQENYGNKLPTLKSRLVVLLLENRKTVWR
- the bub1 gene encoding mitotic checkpoint serine/threonine-protein kinase BUB1 isoform X4, which translates into the protein MLLVFERLIQRFLNIEQYANDIRYVNYCIKCASYYVDPVSLYSQVFSRGVGTRTAALYVAWAQHFEQRGLHEQADAVYQKALENQAHPASTVLHEYKQFQTRTRSETAVSAGSRNPLQNSNLTNQVPHREPVTQNKMSVDCPSKPPASKFIDIVSRSETSGMIPTSRGSGIQTVSEYTVEDLVCDESELCFEEARAQNYFRKLREQEEKDKTDFTLTPSEFEERNKWLLEKVFCDLEIRQTSSQKPPAAETAADVNPGLTQPSFKQPPPSNRLSSRRSLGLRLNTEPTFIQEAAATIPEPPHQQNIDTLSSVASHHPSVPAERGVGLQKSADREPLLWASAVPPMSLHQPVSFESTDRLPPSENNATDVGLPAEPEDKLDVSQGATANLSHVTPNNSLGFVQATPSRVLPSPTVNTREALGVIMDMFQAPTLLEEPFSSTSVLHAAEKESEAGFWIGAGGASSLSKPPTTTPFTIFQDDDNKENGSAAAPADAEKPKGVRALAEIPVSKADKPNETPSDLIPDESTMWGARYNSLNSLAACPNSTTDFAMLAQFVSTPFTRKTFISSDFLEDRENKCDEGDADEEAYLRRQTKKLSPILEQSPTDESTVGQTVPSSARQGTIVGEELAAAQHCLTASSITMVQPPPPAVLSFRDQTLCPADSSRTAGPGWEVYASPEQPPKQASFISGRPKSEPFQIMEDLETPSSPQQAQNQVCDVPMSPEGALKPDWLAIRSPEAMAEPDLDAFLSPRQPKNLDFPMSPGHPQLCADVPMSPTSISREDEPMSPERGLRLSADVSMNSDTPQKAQTGAVQLVSDPWDTELISSLLSGLSPPLTTHPRCTTWQCNIPNITPKMTISMGKESLRVDCVLGEGAFATVYQATNPATLEKTVLKVQKPANPWEFYINTQLDARLRPDVRHLYSSMHSAHLFHNGSVLLGELHSYGTLLNAVNMYRTLCDKVMPQPLVMYFTVCILHMVELLHSIHIIHADIKPDNFLLGERFLENKRFDSESADHGLVLVDLGQSIDMELFPAGTAFTAKCLTSGFQCTEMLSGKPWNYQTDYFGIAGTVYCMLFGTYMQVTNEGGVWKTNGVFRRNPHSDLWLDLFHTLLNIPDCGSLPSLRSLRCRMNTVLQENYGNKLPTLKSRLVVLLLENRKTVWR